One window of the Triticum dicoccoides isolate Atlit2015 ecotype Zavitan chromosome 3B, WEW_v2.0, whole genome shotgun sequence genome contains the following:
- the LOC119281021 gene encoding uncharacterized protein LOC119281021, giving the protein MELSMKLMIDTKSQKVCFAEAGSDVVEFLTGLLSLPLGTALDLLTKERLVGSISNVLNSVEKLDANYKSKMRCLSPAVNPAALPLLQQLLDTQLSNGDTYTCGACGYLSAIDDRVCPRCKCYMRRAMTVAAGKNGTTPVPVGMYTVGDDLSVTSASFFATISLLGIKDLSALQEKTVKIGKEEALEIFAASLKSKTVLSDVFLPKKNARLKREHPEGVIHI; this is encoded by the exons ATGGAGTTATCGATGAAGCTCATGATCGACACCAAGTCTCAGAAGGTGTGCTTTGCCGAGGCCGGAAGCGACGTCGTGGAGTTCCTCACCGGCCTCCTGTCCCTGCCGCTGGGCACCGCCCTCGACCTACTGACCAAGGAGCGCTTGGTCGGCAGCATCAGCAACGTGCTCAACAGCGTGGAGAAGCTAGATGCGAACTACAAGAGCAAGATGCGGTGCCTTAGCCCGGCCGTCAACCCCGCCGCGCTCCCCCTCCTACAGCAGCTGTTGGACACACAACTCAGCAACGGTGACACCTACACATGTGGAGCCTGTGGATATCTATCGGCGATAGATGACAGAGTCTGCCCTAGATGCAAATGTTATATGCGCAGGGCTATGACGGTCGCCGCCGGAAAAAACGGGACCACGCCGGTACCTGTGGGCATGTACACTGTCGGGGATGACCTGTCCGTGACTTCGGCCTCTTTTTTCGCGACGATCTCGCTGTTGGGCATCAAGGATCTCAGCGCCTTGCAGGAAAAGACAGTGAAGATCGGCAAGGAAGAG GCACTAGAGATATTTGCTGCTTCCCTCAAGTCCAAGACCGTCCTGTCGGATGTCTTTCTACCGAAGAAGAATGCTCGCCTCAAGAGAGAACATCCCGAGGGAGTCATTCACATATGA
- the LOC119281022 gene encoding probable carboxylesterase 15, with protein MSGEDTAAPQVMEDLPSVVKLLSDGSVVRGDEAVLWPKDPLPDVPGVQWKDAMYHAPRGLSVRVYRPSPSVTTAGGPKLPVLVYFHGGGYCIGSFAQPHFHTYCLRAAAELPAVVLSVQYRLAPEHRLPAAIEDGAAFLSWLCGQAELGVGADPWLAETADFGRTFISGASAGTNLAHHVTVQVASAQQDVHPVHIAGYVLISAFFGGAKRTATEADPPADVSLTVEGSDMFWRMSLPVGTNRDHPVANPFGPESPSLASVVAPESDVLRDRVMGYAARLREMGKAVEVAEFAGEQHGFSVLRPFGEAANELMRVLKRFVYTDTTRNSTSH; from the coding sequence ATGTCCGGCGAAGACACCGCAGCACCGCAGGTCATGGAGGACCTGCCGAGCGTCGTCAAGCTCCTCAGCGACGGCTCAGTCGTCCGCGGCGACGAAGCCGTGCTCTGGCCAAAGGACCCGTTGCCGGACGTCCCCGGCGTGCAGTGGAAGGACGCCATGTACCACGCGCCGCGCGGCCTTAGCGTCCGCGTGTACAGGCCGTCGCCATCGGTGACGACGGCCGGTGGCCCCAAGCTCCCGGTGCTGGTGTACTTCCACGGCGGTGGCTACTGCATCGGCTCCTTCGCGCAGCCACACTTCCACACCTactgcctccgcgccgccgccgagctcccgGCGGTCGTGCTGTCCGTCCAGTACCGCCTCGCCCCCGAGCACCGCCTCCCCGCGGCCATCGAGGACGGCGCGGCTTTCCTCTCCTGGCTGTGCGGCCAGGCCGAGCTCGGAGTTGGCGCTGACCCGTGGCTCGCTGAAACGGCCGATTTTGGCCGGACGTTCATCTCCGGCGCATCGGCGGGCACCAACCTGGCCCACCACGTCACGGTCCAGGTCGCCTCGGCGCAGCAAGACGTCCACCCGGTGCATATCGCCGGGTACGTCCTCATCTCTGCGTTCTTCGGTGGTGCCAAGCGGACGGCGACGGAGGCTGACCCCCCGGCGGACGTGTCCCTGACGGTCGAGGGATCCGACATGTTTTGGCGCATGTCGCTTCCGGTGGGGACGAACAGGGACCACCCGGTGGCCAACCCGTTCGGCCCGGAGAGCCCCAGCCTTGCGTCCGTGGTGGCGCCGGAGAGCGACGTGCTCCGCGACCGCGTGATGGGGTACGCCGCGAGACTGAGGGAGATGGGGAAGGCCGTGGAGGTGGCCGAATTCGCCGGAGAACAGCACGGGTTCTCTGTCCTCCGGCCGTTCGGCGAGGCAGCCAACGAGCTGATGCGTGTCCTCAAGCGGTTCGTGTACACAGATACCACACGTAATAGTACGTCCCACTGA